From the genome of Leptotrichia sp. HSP-342:
TTTTGCTACTTGTGCGGCATAGCTTCCTTGATCTTTTTTGCTATAGTAGAATACTTCTGTTCCATTTGCTGACGAACTTGAACTTGAGTTCAAGTGGATACTTACAAAAAAGTCTGCATTTGCATCATTTCCGATTTTTGCTCTTGTATCTAATGGTACAAAAAAGTCTGAATTTCTTGTTATAATAACATTAAAATCTTGTCTTAGATTATTAGCTAGTCTTGTTGCTACTTGTAACGCTATATCTTTTTCATTGTAACCATTTCCTCTTGCTCCCGAATCATGTCCACCATGTCCAGGATCTACAACAATCGTATACTTTTTATTTCCAGTGGGAGTATAAGTATTTGACTGTCTTTGTGTTTGCGTTTGTGCTGTTTGTGTATTAGCAGTTGATTGACTTTGTGTTGTTGTATTATATCTTGATGTTTGTGAATTATTATTTCTTGATGCTGTTTTTCCGCCATCTAACGTTACTTGAAATTGTCCAGTTCTACTTACAACCTGATAAGTTACAGATGGTTTTAAGTAAACGTAAACAACAACCATTCCATTTCTTTGAGTTGTATAAACTTTGCTTATATACTGGTCATTTTGATTAATAAATGCCTGAACATTGCTTTCCATTTCACTGTTTGGAAAACTTAGCATTAAAATATCTTCATTTCCTAGTTTTGTAACTGATGCATTTGGCATAATTTGCTTATTTTCTCTAAATGTTCCTATAACTTTTCCATTATTGTATGATATATTTTTCAAAGTATCAGAAAATGTAATCGCACTCACAAAAAGTAACAGTAATAACAATATTCTTTTCATTTTTTTCCTCCTATTTTTTTATTATAATATCTAATACCAATTTTATTTTTTTTCGATTTTGTCTACTGCAGACTTTAGAACTGTCATTCTAGCATTCTTATCTATTTTCATTTCTACAGTTTCTGTTAAAATATTTACAATAGTTCCCTGTATACCTCCAACTGTCGTTATTTTATCTCCGACTTTCAAATTTTCCAGCAATTCAGCTTTTTGTTTTTTCTTTTTCTTGTTCGCAAAATATGTTGGTAAAATTA
Proteins encoded in this window:
- a CDS encoding N-acetylmuramoyl-L-alanine amidase family protein, which produces MKRILLLLLLFVSAITFSDTLKNISYNNGKVIGTFRENKQIMPNASVTKLGNEDILMLSFPNSEMESNVQAFINQNDQYISKVYTTQRNGMVVVYVYLKPSVTYQVVSRTGQFQVTLDGGKTASRNNNSQTSRYNTTTQSQSTANTQTAQTQTQRQSNTYTPTGNKKYTIVVDPGHGGHDSGARGNGYNEKDIALQVATRLANNLRQDFNVIITRNSDFFVPLDTRAKIGNDANADFFVSIHLNSSSSSSANGTEVFYYSKKDQGSYAAQVAKFENRVDGSYGDVPFSDFILNDIFYRKNQKTSQAIAETVLDNLINTTGLRRRGVFGANFAVLRGSNSPSILVELGFMNNYSDLSHYLTPEGQESAASAIGNAIRKYFK
- the yajC gene encoding preprotein translocase subunit YajC encodes the protein MDKNSIGVILIYVAFMAILILPTYFANKKKKKQKAELLENLKVGDKITTVGGIQGTIVNILTETVEMKIDKNARMTVLKSAVDKIEKK